A section of the Citrus sinensis cultivar Valencia sweet orange chromosome 8, DVS_A1.0, whole genome shotgun sequence genome encodes:
- the LOC102608492 gene encoding uncharacterized protein LOC102608492, which produces MDVDSQPTMEETILVGDDLMMGPPSPLIPSEIASHVLEGVDLCDGILRNLFLCLQVNDIEPFCQEEIALYRECSEKRDKELRQRLQDSERKLGLSMPLDRAKERATQLESEVTSLERRLILASGIEGIEGFRQRWSLHGHLTDIKQRLESLKDGIDKRKKDEPVKASSATKKWFFW; this is translated from the exons ATGGATG TTGATTCACAGCCAACTATGGAAGAAACTATACTTGTGGGTGATGATCTAATGATGGGGCCACCGTCTCCTCTCATCCCATCAGAAATTGCTTCTCATGTGCTTGAAGGTGTTGATTTATGTGATGGGATTTTGAGAAATCTATTCTTGT GCTTGCAAGTCAATGATATTGAACCATTCTGTCAGGAAGAGATTGCTTTGTATCGAGAATGTTCCGAAAAGAGG GATAAGGAACTGCGGCAACGGCTTCAAGATAGTGAGCGCAAGTTGGGATTATCAATGCCTTTAGATCGAGCAAAGGAAAGAGCTACTCAACTTGAATCAGAAGTCACATCATTGGAGAG GCGTTTGATTCTTGCTAGTGGAATTGAAGGAATTGAAGGATTTCGTCAGAGATGGAGTTTACATGGTCATCTTACTGATATAAA GCAAAGGCTGGAATCCTTAAAGGACGGaattgacaaaagaaaaaaagatgaacCAGTAAAAGCTTCTTCAGCTACAAAAAAGTGGTTCTTTTGGTGA